Proteins co-encoded in one Capsicum annuum cultivar UCD-10X-F1 chromosome 9, UCD10Xv1.1, whole genome shotgun sequence genomic window:
- the LOC124887113 gene encoding uncharacterized protein LOC124887113, which yields MVERVNPNDLVDPNARHVPALVILAVPAQPAARTIHKVKIPLTNHVTNSIFNLELKEKAPEQVSPVVTDDDSKDKKEKRAKEKVVSDEIQVEKKTLPLPFPQRKRKHQEEASYKKFLDLLKQVHVNLPLIDILQSVPKYAKYLKDIMANKNQLIKYATVALTEECKSQIQNKLPMKLKDPSSFTLQINIG from the exons ATGGTTGAAAGAGTTAATCCAAATGATCTTGTCGATCCAAATGCCAGACATGTCCCAGCTTTGGTTATCCTTGCTGTTCCTGCTCAACCAGCTGCTAGAACTATTCATAAAGTGAAAATCCCTCTTACAAACCATGTGACTAACAGTATTTTCAATCTTGAG TTAAAAGAGAAGGCACCTGAGCAGGTTAGTCCCGTAGTCACTGATGATGATTCTAAAGACAAGAAGGAGAAAAGGGCTAAAGAAAAAGTTGTAAGTGATGAAATTCAAGTGGAGAAGAAGACCTTACCTTTACCCTTTCCTCAGAGGAAAAGGAAACATCAAGAAGAGGCTAGTTACAAGAAGTTCTTAGATCTTCTAAAGCAGGTTCATGTAAATCTTCCTCTTATTGATATTCTACAAAGTGttccaaaatatgcaaaatatctAAAGGACATTATGGCAAACAAGAACCAGTTGATAAAGTATGCTACAGTTGCACTTACCGAGGAGTGTAAATCACAGATACAAAACAAACTGCCCATGAAGTTGAAGGATCCAAGTAGTTTTACCTTGCAGATCAATATTGGGTAG